In the Mytilus trossulus isolate FHL-02 chromosome 1, PNRI_Mtr1.1.1.hap1, whole genome shotgun sequence genome, one interval contains:
- the LOC134711792 gene encoding prostaglandin E2 receptor EP4 subtype-like: protein MFGFIGNTSGSPQSTATLPYNQTNETEYTSNIHNTVIISGVMFGAGVLGNILALIVLIRSEPEQKRTIFYRLVAGLCITDFLGITLTSPVVIAVYVNNLQWIGGTTMCNYFGYVMIFASFATMLIVCSMSIERVFCIIYPLIYNTRSSTKHATMILTFCWTIAACFAALPFLGFGQLVLHYPRTWCFVDYFTDDPVDKVFNYLFALLAIVVIIVTVCCNLTVMFTLTKRQCQHVSKYGRSKNGSNSKRFNECQMLVQLVGVTIVFSACYMPLMARIIINQTGLLPRNFLLDLFVIRIASLNQILDPWVYILLRRELLWKVVSGFRTLCRIGQNPLEDINPPKCSLDIENDTCCIFCYHCLCDPPRVKRPRPDSMFSMYSYDLENLHPSTPTLIRSRSLHQNDRGSYISMKPVNLSAQHSLKQNFVDSVVDRS from the exons ATGTTCGGTTTCATTGGAAACACCAGTGGCAGTCCACAGTCAACAGCAACTCTACCTTATAATCAGACCAACGAAACGGAGTATACATCAAATATACATAATACGGTTATTATTTCGGGTGTGATGTTTGGAGCAGGAGTTTTGGGAAACATTTTGGCTCTTATTGTGTTGATTAGATCTGAACCTGAACAGAAGAGAACGATATTTTATCGATTAGTAGCCGGACTCTGTATCACGGATTTTCTGGGCATTACATTAACATCACCCGTTGTGATAGCCGTGTATGTAAACAACCTACAATGGATAGGTGGGACGACTATGTGTAATTACTTCGGCTATGTCATGATCTTTGCCAGTTTTGCAACAATGTTGATAGTGTGTAGCATGTCTATAGAGAGGGTGTTCTGTATAATATACCCTCTTATATATAATACTCGTTCGTCAACAAAACATGCTACAATGATTTTGACATTCTGCTGGACTATTGCAGCATGTTTTGCCGCACTCCCCTTCCTAGGCTTCGGACAATTAGTTCTACATTACCCTAGAACGTGGTGTTTTGTCGATTATTTCACTGATGACCCAGTAGATAAAGTATTTAACTATCTATTTGCATTGTTAGCCATTGTCGTCATTATCGTAACCGTCTGCTGTAACTTAACTGTTATGTTCACCTTGACAAAACGCCAATGTCAGCACGTGTCAAAATACGGAAGATCCAAAAATGGTAGTAACTCTAAACGCTTCAATGAATGTCAGATGTTAGTACAATTAGTTGGAGTGACCATAGTATTTAGCGCGTGTTATATGCCTCTTATG gcaAGAATTATTATAAACCAAACAGGATTATTACCACGAAATTTTCTTTTGGATTTATTCGTGATAAGAATTGCATCACTAAATCAAATTCTAGACCCGTGGGTTTATATTTTATTGCGGAGGGAACTATTATGGAAAGTGGTATCAGGCTTTAGAACATTATGTCGAATTGGACAAAATCCACTTGAAGATATTAATCCGCCGAAATGCAGCTTAGACATAGAGAATGATACGTGCTGTATATTTTGTTATCACTGTTTATGTGACCCTCCTCGTGTGAAACGTCCAAGACCAGACTCAATGTTCTCCATGTACTCATATGACCTTGAGAATCTACACCCATCAACTCCAACTCTCATTAGGAGTAGATCACTTCATCAGAACGATAGAGGTAGCTATATATCTATGAAACCCGTGAACTTATCTGCACAgcacagtttaaaacaaaacttcgTCGATAGTGTAGTCGACAGGTCATAA